The Raphanus sativus cultivar WK10039 unplaced genomic scaffold, ASM80110v3 Scaffold0650, whole genome shotgun sequence genomic sequence ACAGATGATCGAAAGCGCTTAGGTTATCTAGCCATCTACGCTGGCTTCATTGAGGCACAAAGAACCACGACACCCACACGGGCTGCCCTGGCTAGGTTAGTGATGGATCTTGAGGTTTTTGAAGATTATCCGTGGGGAAGAGTAGCATTTAAAGGCTTGATGGATTCAGTGAAGAAGGCTGACCTTACAAAGACGTCATACTACCTTGATGGCTTTGTTGAGGTTCTTCAAGTCTGGATCTACCACGCTCTCCCTGAATTCGCAGCTGGTTACGGAGATCCTGTGGAAGCAGATCCTTTGGCAGGCACCCCGACTCCACCTCTGCTTGCCTTCTTAGGTGGCAAAGGCCGGAAACATGGCAAGGAAAAGTTACAGAAACAGGTATGcttaaatatatgtatgtattatttgatgtattattttgtgtttaaaatgGTTACATACTAACCTTtaatgtgtaattttttttgcagACTACCATTAACACATGTACTGTGAAGGATTATTCTGAAATGTTTCCTCTCTGGGATGATGAAGTGGAAGATAAAAAGGCTGATAACATTATCGAGGCTATTTTTTCCAGTGGATGGTCATGGAACCAAGCTCACTGGCCTGACACTGGAACCAAACTGTGGACAAGTGTGAAGGTTGAGTACAAAAAGGTGAAGACAAGCAAGAGGTCACTGTGCTCTGCTCCCACCGAGTCTGAGGAAGAATCACCACGCAAGAAGGCTCGTGTGTCCCCTGGCCAGGATACCTTGAATGCAGAGATAAAAGTTTGGCTCACTGCCATGGCTTCTAGTATGGTTGAAGGATTGGGGAGATGTGAGAGTTTGTTGACCACACAGGGCCGCATGATTGAGAGCCTTGCAAAAAAGGTAGAAGATATGGAGAAGATTGTGGGTGGAGAGAATTATGAGGATAAAAAAACTGAGGAAAACAAAGATGACTTGTAGACCGCAATGTAAGTCTACTCCTTCCCGTAGACGTACAAAACAGTCTACTGTCGCGacacagatctgaaaaaatgaTGAAAACCATGAAAACAGTAACCTTTTTCCGATGTAAAGCTTGTTTCCACCCTTTTCCACCGTCCAAGCTCCAAATATGAGTAAAAGGATCCAACTTTGCCTACTCACAACAGTGTAAActcgaaaatatgaaattatagttatgaaaatgaaagttatgGGAGATTTTTAGATTGAAATGGAGAGGAAATGAGAGGAAATGAGAGGAAATGAGAGTTTTTTTGCTTAGAATCACAACAAAGTGGTTGTATATTGAATTCTTGAGGTTTAATGAGCTCAAAAATGGTTGTTAATGGTGGTTGAAAAATTGATGATAATGGCATTAttgtaaataagaagaaatgttTAGGGTGTAATAGGTTTTTTATGATTTtcgaaattattaaataattaaataataatggcaattttgtaaataatttaaaaacataaggaTAGTTTGGAACTTTTCATGGTGAAtagtaatgacaaaaaaaaagaggttggtTTTGGGGTTGAATTGAATTTGTAGGTTGTTTTTGAAAGAAGCccattgtttttttataaagttagtttaaagcttttattaaaaaaaattagtaaagttttatttttatttttataaagtttaaattttttatttaattaaagttttattaaaaacattttaaactttttataaaaataaaactttgtaaaatgttttttaataagtttatttatcgttttattaaaaaattgtaaattatttttatttttacaaagtttatttttatttaaaaaaattaaaagttttattttccctttttaaaacgtttttaattaaattttttaaaaattcttttagtttattgtgtttaataaaaactttaaacaaaatttataaaatttgtaaactttataaaaataaaaataaaactttacaaaaagtttttaataaaattttaaacaaactttagaaaaatacattttaatttttttattttattaaaatttttgataaaattaaaaagtttacaaacattttaaacttcttataaaaaataaaactttttaaactgttttttattaaaaaaattgtaaattatttttatttttattttattaagttttaaaaagtttatttttattaaaaattaatttttttaaaaaaaaatccctttttaaacgtttttaattattattattttaaattatattagtttaatgtgtttaattagattaatcaagggttagttttgggattatgaaagaaattatactaaagggacaactaaatgatggttttatactatagggacaaccatgctgaatttttgttccattttggcaattttcccttttaAAATTGATAGGCGTTGTTAAATTCTTTCGGCATGAAGAAAATGTATacacattaaaagaaaaatggtttttatttgtttacatttGGTAGCTTTACTTCGAAGGGAAATAAACAATCATCTGCGTTTGGAGAACAAGGAGGACCGTTAGGACCAACCCAACTCATCAGAATTGCTAACAACCATAACTATCaaccttttctttctttatgattaaaccaaaaaaaaaattttacctCGTTGAATTTAGAGGAGTCACAAACATGCAGATATATTCTTTTTCCAGCACATTTAAATGGATCTTAGAACATAAATTTATATCCGCGTTAGATGAACAAAACAATATGATTTAGTTTCGTATAATAGAAAGATCAaacctgaaacgtgttagcATTTCAGGTCCGTCCACTACTACTTTACCACAAGATCCGTTTATTAAGCCAAAATTTTACATTCGCAAACAATacttataaacatattttattagtttttgttttctgaaCTGACAAATTTGATTAGTTGATCAATGTtaatgtttataaatataattatatcatATATCCCCGTTTAACATTTGTAAACTTATGccttcagtaaaaaaaaaaagaacatttgtAAACAAATTTCAGTGATATTtcgtaaatatatattttttgtctaGCGAGATATTATAAAAGTTTCGGTGAACCTAAACCAGAAGACACCTATCAAGGTTGATTTTCAAGcctcagttcaaaaaaaaaaaaaaaaggttgattTTCGAGTCTAATCCATCGGCTGGTGACCCACTTCATGAGTCCATGACCCATCACCATACTTGgaattatttctaaaaaaaatataagataagtattttcatttataatttatttgtcCCTATCTACGCAGTATGATTGTCTAGTAGTCTGCTGTCTATGATAGCTAAACTTATCTCCTTTTTGTAACTGAGCTAAACTTATCTCTCCTGCGGAAAGAGTTTTTTCAACGCAAGTATATGGATATCagtgttgataaaaaaaaagtatatggaTATCAGTTTTACATAAAcctgaaaggaaaaaaaatactaaatatcGAAATAATAGATTTTGGATGGTGACCACCAACACTTGAATTACATGAAAAAGAATGTAAATATTgacttctgaaaaaaaaattaggaaacgTTGActaatgaaaaaaacaaaattaggaAATGCTGACTTCAAATGATTCTTTAGCTGAATAAAGTaagaaaatcttttaaaaaaatccgAATAGAGTaagaaaatctttttaaaaaatctgaatAGAGTaagaaaatctttttaaaaaaatcatccCATATACAATGGTAACAAGagattttttattgtttttctttaaaatgaaaataaaataaaatgtggaCTTTATCTTTAGTAAGATCTATTATGTAATAATAACCCAAAAAGGTAaggtaaaataaattaatttttggtCAGATGTTTCTCTTCTCTTTACACAAATACATAGTTCTCTCTCCATGTGATAAAATGTGAATGCATATGTATATAGATGTATAATTGTATATATGAGTTTTATCACAATCCATCTTTCTCCAAGATGACTAAAGTTTCTTTGTGCCTATCAGAATCATaagctctctctttctcttgccCACTTGGTCTCTCCTTtccttttcttcatcttctccaaataacttttcatatatttatgtaatatcTCTATTACCAAACcttataaatataacaaaaaagacAGGCCAAATTTTCACGACCCGGTTTTCGTCGGCCTTTCACCTTCACTCACCATTGAAGCGTCAGAAAGTGAACAATGAAGACTACTACGCGGCTTCTCGATCTAACGGCTGCGATGGTTCTTCTCGTCTACGCGGGCTTATCTCCACCGATTGTTTCCGGCGACCCGGGGCGGCGTGTTAGCATGACATTAGTTCGAGGGGCCGCTGCTCTTGGTGCTTGTATGtcttccttcttccttctttcttcttttgtcgtcttttctttttctttaacagAACCATTTGTCGTCTATataacacatttatatatatttattggtaaattatcaataatattgatatatgattttttcgtgacaaaaaaaatatatatgatttttagtcgATGAGTTTAttagacatttttttttcacactaaAGTTTACTAGACATTTTAACCGCTTTTTCGACACACTTCAAACCTATGTACAAATACGACGCAGCTCACGCAAAATCATCCAACATAAACAACTCCACTTGCTGCCTACTCACTATCGTTTTGGtcattaatttgattttccTTATGTCAGTTTTTATTTGCTTACATTTTGGACTTAtatgttttgcttttatattttcttttgtagttTGCTTGGACGGTAGCTTACCAGCTTATCACTTGGACAGAGGCTTCGGTGCTGGATCAGATAATTGGCTTTTGCAGTTTGAGGTAATTAAagtatttaaacatataatcaaTCTTAGATGCGAATAAATTTATCAGACAGCCATTTGGTCATCGagattgtattttcttttattgatcATTGCTTGATTTAGTTCATTACCTAAAGTGCTGCTGTTGTAACCAACCCCATGAGTAGGCAAAATAATTGAATCCAGCTAGCTAGCATCTGGAATAAACTTTTGCAGAGTTTTTGTTAATGTTAGTCAACCATCGATAAAACATTACCAATTCTTAAATAAATCTTAATAGTAACGATTTAGCAGTAACAACTGTTCATCACAAATATGGGCTATAGTGCAAACTATCTATCAAATCCAATCAGGATACTAGAATGTAACCAAGTGACTCTGTATTAGTATTCTACAATACGTCGATATATGCTAGTAATCGATTTCTACTACTACATCTACATACTTGTAAAGAACAGGTAAAGAGAGCAGAGACATAttcatgaacaaaaaaaaaaactattacgCCGCCGTCTTAGAACTTTTGAGCATCATAGTGTCTTGAGCTAGTTGGATCATGTCTCACGCCTTTCACTTTATGACGCGCATTTATAACATTCTCTACTTCTTTCCAtggttcttttcttttttccgaAACAGAATTATGAGAGAGaaccatatttatttatttgttttattagcATTTATTTCATTCAATCGACAATTCATTTGTCTGCAAGTAATTACTACAATTGTAAAAGAAATACCCAAATATATTGGATTTTTCATTTTGCAcgcatttcttcttctttttgcaaGTGTTGTATATTAATAGAAAAGTTGGTGAACTGGTGATAGGGAGGAGGATGGTGCAATGATGTACCATCATGCAGGGATAGATCAAAGACCCATCGAGGCTCGACACGTTTTATGACCAAAACAGCCGTCTTCACTGGAATCTTGAGCAACAACGCTTCTTTAAATCCAGGtcatttcttaattttatttcttgatgacaaattatattactaatatAAAGGCAACGTTaatcaattaaataatttattacgTGAACATGTTTGCTGTTTGTGGTTTAGGTCTCTCTTTCACATGACGGTTCAAATGTTTCTGTTTAAAATCAgcttttcttataaaatatacacataGAGACAATAGTTttggctttttcttttctattaatTAAGTTATGGCTTTGTACACCTTATGTGCTTTTGTCTTTGTCCCCTTCCTTACGAGCACAAGTCGATCAAAACCTCGTCGACCTATGTCCAATTACATACTTATCCTACCTTTCTCGGGTTAAATCTTACTTCAAAGAGGGTAAAACTGTCAACTTCACATATAGACATGTGAAGTCCAGTTCGTTTCTGTCTCGAGTCAAAATTCGCTGTTGCTTTATTGGAACATCATTCACATGCACTAACACATACCGAACACACATTATTATCATTCGCTTATATTTCTGTATTAGTAGTATAGCTGCACACTGGTTGGACTGCATAGTATAGCTGCACATTGGTTGGACTACTACACATTGTTTAtaacacatatttttttataaaaatcagaTTTCTATAACTGGAACAAAGTTAGGCTGAGGTATTGCGATGGAGCTTCGTTTGCAGGAGATACACAAGTTGGCAACGGGGTAAGAATAAAGAAATAACTCGCTTATCGGTCTAAGTAAATCTTGTTTTATTTAACTGCTTTTAATAACCGGTTAAATGTACCAAACGAtctgctttttttttggtcaaaaccaAACTATCTGATTTATGAGTGTTTATTTACTGATAGTTTACCAATTGAATGATTGACAGACGTCAATGCTTTATTTCAGAGGACAGCGTATATGGAATGCCATCATTCTTGACCTTCTACCCAAAGGTTTAGCAAAAGCCGATAAGGTAGAAAAATGGTTCCGGTTTGGTTCGGTAGACTCTGCGTTATTAATCTATTGGTATAAACCGGTCAACTGGTGTGCAGGCGCTTCTGACTGGCTGTTCAGCAGGTGGCTTGTCTACATTTCTGCATTGTGACAACTTCACAAGCTATCTACCAAAAACCGCAGACGTTAAGTGCATGAGCGACGCTGGATTCTTTCTTGACGCGTAAGTTTTCTTGCTCAAATATGTTTTGATCTCTACTTCACACGATTGGTTTGCCAACATATATGGTCTATATTGGTTTAACAGAATCGATGTAGCATCAAACCGGACAATGAGACATTTCTACAATCAGCTTGTGTCACTACAGGTATATACTAGAGATCCAACTCATGCCatcaagtttttatttttctcccCATAGATTTCTGATTTTCTTGCATTCTTGGAACAAAATTTTCAGGGTGTACAAAAGAACCTCGATCCAAATTGCACACGTGCGTTCTATCCCGAACCATCTCTGGTACAATCTCAAATCTTAATTATATATCAACTCTTCTTATGAAGTTAAGTTTACAAATCTCTAAgttaagttacaaaatttgaatTTTGCAGTGTTTTTTCCCACAATATGCATTGCGATTTATTAAAACGCCAATGTTCATCTTAAACTCAGCCTACGATGTATTCCAGGTTTATTTCTCTATTCTTAGTTAGCCATAATTATTCTATTTGTTGACCGTATTACACTTGTCTAACCCAGTTTAGCTTTTGTTGGTTTGATTGCTAAGCCCGTTTATTATTATGTCACACTTGTTAAACAGTTCCATCATGGGTTGGTACCACCTTCTGCTGACCCCACTGGGCGTTGGAACCGTTGCAAGCTTAATGTGACAGCGTGTAATCCACACCAGCTCGATGCACTTCAAGGTTCAATTCCAACTGGTTCGTTTTAAATAAGATAACCTGTAAAAATAAGagctaaaccaaaaaaatttcttttgCAGGGTTTAGGACAGACATGTTGGGAGCACTAATGAATTTCTTCAGAAATTCTACGAGAGGAGGAATGTTTATAAACTCATGCTTCGATCATTGTCAGAGTGCTTTACAGGAAACTTGGCTCTCTCCCACTTCACCGAGGATCCACAATATGGTATATACTTAACCGAGAACTTTGTTCTTAGTTTTTTATTCCGGTTTTACAATAGCTTTAAACCGCGTCCGATTTTTGTTTCAGACAATTGCTAACACGGTCGGAGATTGGTATTTCGGGAGAGGAGAGGACGTGAAAGAAATAGATTGTCCATATCCGTGTGATAAAACATGCCATAATCTCATTCCAGCGTCTACTACAGATTCTTTGGTAAATCTTGACAtttaattgtttttacaattaattataGGCATTACAGTTTTTCTATAGCAATTAATTACTGTAAAGATTCAATtactgtaaaaatatatataatttggattgtgtaattatatatttttttcttttgttattcaagGCTCCCAATGCTCCAGATCGTAAATCTCTCGGTACACAATTGTCTCCTTTTTCCCTggctttttttacttttatcttttatgtttaacagcttcttttgttttttttaatgatttgatTATGTAGCAATCAGTCTGGAACGAAAAAGACAACTcttctctcttttatatattttggtttatgtCTTTCTGATCAGGTACAGGAAGCCAAGTATTTCAAAATGATCTTATATCGTGATAGTAGAAGTTGAGAATAATCGAGATTGCAGTGGTCAAATATAATCCAAATGTGACTAAAGGAGTTATGTGCTAGTTTGCCAACATTGCAGCTAATCCAGTTAGCAACAcattaaaactataatttgagAATAAAAATATCATGTCTTTCGTAAATTTCAAATACATAGTTCTCACTTTAAATTTGAATGCTTTGTTAATTGGTGTCATACTGATACAAGGAGAACTTAAGAAATTATGGAAAGTTTAAACTACTCATTTCACCCAAATTAACAAGCACTCATGTGCCTTTtgaatgaacaaaaaaaaacactaaatgGTCGAAATTGAAGCTAGTTTTTTACCTTTGTAACGTTTCAACATCTACACTAACCATTCACTAATATAATCTTGAAGAGAGAACATGATCTCATAACCAAAGAGACCTTACATAACATAGCAGAGACCATACCATACCAACTAATAAGGCTCCTCCTTAACCGGATCTGCATCCCATTTTAAGTTGAAAATGCGATAATAATTGGATAAAAAACACGGTCTTGAACACAGATGGAATCACGAGAAAAATCATATTACCACAAAACGTTTAGGGGGAGAGCTAAAAAACAATACATCAAATCCAATCACTCGAAAAGACTTATATAAACACATATTTTCCTAAGCTCTAAACACACATATCCAAATGTCAATACAAGAAAACCAAAAccgaataaaaagaaaaaccaagcCAATCAACATGAGAGATAAGAAGacactaattaaaataaaaactcacACACACACGACAAGTGCTATACGAggacttttcttctttttaccgTCATTGCTCCTCCTGcacttcctcttcatcttcttcatacTCATACCCTTCTTCATCATCAGCCGTCGCATCTTGGTACTGTTGATACTCCGACACCAAATCGTTCATGTTGCTCTCTGCCTCCGTGAACTCCATCTCGTCCATTCCTTCACCTGTGTACCAATGCAAGAAAGCCTTCCTTCTGAACATAGCAGTGAACTGCTCGCTCACACGCCTGAACATCTCCTGGATCGAGGTCGAGTTCCCGATGAAAGTGGAAGCCATTTTCAGACCCGTCGGTGGAATGTCACAGACGGTTGATTTCACATTGTTGGGGATCCACTCGACGAAGTAGGATGAGTTCTTGTTCTGAACGTTGATCATCTGCTCGTCGACTTCTTTGGTGCTCATTTTGCCTCTGAACATGGCTGATGCAGTCAGGTACCTGCCGTGACGCGGGTCAGCTGCGCACATCATGTTCTTAGCGTCCCACATCTGTTGGGTCAGCTCAGGGACGGTTAAGGCTCTGTACTGCTGCGATCCACGTGATGTGAGAGGCGCGAATCCGACCATGAAGAAGTGGAGACGAGGGAATGGGATTAAGTTCACCGCGAGCTTGCGCAGGTCAGAGTTTAGCTGACCAGGGAAACGTAGGCAGCAAGTGACACCACTCATGGTGGCAGAGATGAGATGGTTCAAGTCTCCAACtgaacaaaacacaaacaaacaatcCCATTAGAACAGTGATGCCAGAAACAGGACTAAAGCATAGTTCTAAATGCGCATCATTCATCGAGTATGTAAAGATATTTCTAAATGCGATTTCTACTGTAAGCAGATAAAAGCAAAGTTCAATCATGCAAACCATTCAATTTCTATTACAGTCAACATCAAGCAGCTGGATATACAGAGAAGAGACAACTAGGAGGAGGTGttaatgttatattataaaacattaaaataaagtttaaaagttaaaaatttattcactatagttttaaatataagtaaaattaatagCAGGtggattatataaatgaattattttatttcatatataaattatatttatataaattttaatttaattttctatatttgaaaatttaaaaaataaatgttttataaaaatttataattttcaataaataaattttgaataaaattaatacCACCGCATGAAAAACCAGTTTCTAATTTAATGAATCAAGCAAGTTATACAAAGAAGAGAGGCTTACAGCTAGGAGTGGTGAGCTTAAGAGTTCTGAAGCAAATGTCATAGAGAGCTTCGTTGTCAAGAACCATACACTCATCTGCATTCTCCACAAGCTGATGGACAGAGAGAGTTGCATTGTAAGGCTCAACAACAGTGTCAGACACTTTAGGCGACGGAAACACAGAGAACGTCAACATCATCCTGTCAGGGTACTCCTCCCTAATCTTCGAGATCAGCAAAGTCCCCATCCCAGATCCAGTTCCTCCTCCCAATGAGTGACACACTTGGAATCCTGAAAAAGATCATTCACATCAACACAAACACGAAGTCAGGGCCGGCCTTGAGATTTTGGAGGCTATAGACAAATCTAACCTTGCAAACAGTCACAGTTCTCGGCCTCTTTGCGGACGACGTCAAGAACTGAGTCGATGAGCTCAGCACCTTCAGTGTAGTGTCCTTTGGCCCAGTTGTTACCGGCGCCGGATTGGCCGAAGACAAAGTTATCAGGACGGAAGATCTGACCGTACGGACCCGATCTGACACTGTCCATAGTCCCGGGCTCAAGATCCATCAGGACGGCGCGTGGGACAAACCTCCCGCAGCTCGCTTCGTTGTAGTAGACATTGACTCGTTCGAGCTGCAAATCGCTTTCACCTTGGTAACGTCCCGTCGAGTCGATGCCGTGCTCGGCGCAGACTACTTCCCAGAACTTAGCTCCGATCTGGTTCCCGCACTGTCCACCTTGGATGTGAAGAATCTCTCGCATCTTCGATAGCTAGCTTAGTACGCAAACTTGaaatctagagagagagagagagagcagaggTTTTGAACGGTTACTAGTTGAGGAGGAAATGAAGAAGACGAAGCGGTTGGTTTTTATAATGCGGAGATAACGGAGACTAGGAAACTCGCCGGTTCTAACTGAATCGGTTTACGTAAACCATACCAGGCTGAAACAAACCGATGATTGAACTTGCACACTAActtactttttcattttttttttcaattctaaTCCCTTACGTTCATTTGTGTTTGTTTACTTCACTATTTTACCTTTTCTTGatatacataaaatttaattCTAACCAGACACTAAAACACGCAAAACCAAAGTCGGACGGTCCACGATGAATTCAAACCGGTAACGCTAGTATTCGTCTTCTTTATTGGCGCCACGAGTGACGGAGGTAAGTAACGGCTGTTAGGTTCGTTGGCCCatgacataaatatttaaacactATCTTCAAGTTGGCTGGCATATACAAATAAAGATTGCTACCCACTGAGCAAATAATTGTGGatattatttaacattttaccaaaataaaataaaataataattgtggatatttattttgttttcagatcaggaaattttgtttatttttatgtcAGTATGTGGACACTAAGTTAATTCTTCTGCAAAAGAACCTCTTGTAAATAGAAGAAACACTATTTTTGTAGGtaaatccataaacataatttatttagGTAAAATCAGTTTGATTTTACAAATACTGTTGAAAATGAAGTTTGATCTATGATAAAATTCACATCTGTTATTAGCATTCATTCCTTTTTCTAACTTAAGACTCATGGAGGATAAGTTCTAATACAGTGtgtattttttcattttctgcATTAGCTTCACTGACCATAGCACAAGAATAAAATACATGGCGGGTGTTGTACAGATGGATCCAGACTGGCTCAGGTGCGAAGACTAAAAGGCTGCGAGATctgaataatttctttattttttctcacTTTTTTATATTCTTGCACATGAAGCGAACCGTGATAGACACATGATACCAACGTTAAAGCACGTGATTGGGATTACTATTGTGCATTTTATTCTGATTCGCAATTATGCTAATCCCGAAACTCAAAATCGACAGGGTCTGAGGCTAATACTTTTCGGTTTGGTATGATTGTGAATTCTTAGACGGTAATGGGTCATGCTCAAAAACGGTAAACATAGTTAGAGATTAAATGAGTAATATTCGAATGAGAAGTGTGTGTTAGTAAATGGCAAAACAATGATTAAGAAAGAGATGAAAACCAAAGATGCACATGTGCACGTAAATTCCGACATAGTCCAAGGAAACTGATAGTTTTGTTGTTCAGTATGTAATTAccatttttaataacaaaaagttATCATTTAGTTTTGTGTGGATGCATTTGATTGCTTAATCTTTCCACATATTATAATCAATACAGTATTGTAGTGCGTTGCAGTGTCTCTAATCTGAACAGTGACGTGCAAATCACTCTATAATCAATTAGACAAAGACGAAAGGTGTACTCGGGTCCTACATACATGACGTGAAAATTAGAGAGACAGCAAAGACAGCTTTTTAAATGATTATGACCTCAATCAGAAGCAATGTATCGTTCTCAAAGTTAGAGCAACTTGTGAGTGAATAGTAGCCATCATGTTACACCATCAATTTCATAACCAACTCAATCTGATAACACTGCtcttattagtatttttcttCTGGTGATAGTACTCGTTTACCCAATTTAAACTAATTTCAAAAGAACTTCCTAGGCCGGCGAGTTGCGCACTCTAGCATAACTTCAAGATAATTTTTGACATTTAGCGTATAGACTATTATTAGAAGGAAAGAAACGAAGAAATATTAATCAGGAAACCGAACCTAGCTAGTGGATCCGACTTAGTTTATACGTTACGTTAAATAAACACACAGTCCGACTTAGTTTATATCCCAGTTAACATATAAAACGTTTCCAGCTAATAAATAGTAACATCTTCATAAATTTAGATAATTGTATGAAATGTTTTTCGTTCTGATTCCGTATGAAATAGCCTAAACTCGAAACATGTAACGTAGTAATCTATAACAACAATAAACTggattatatatttgttatttctCTATACAACCAAAAACCGATCCGAagctaaaaaaaattcaagagcCGGTTTGATTCTGCTTGTTCCAGTACTTCATCTCCCACTGTAGTATTCTCGTAGCTGCACTTCGTTTCCTCTTCTCAACAGCGTAAAACGACGCCGGTTCGTACGGAGGTGGCATGGCACACGGGCTAGTCTCCGCAGGGTGCTTCACGAGTGACTCAGTCATAAACTTACGCTCGTTCCCGCTCCTTGGACACGCCATTGTTTCCGAACATATCTCCATGGCATTCTGGGGAATCTCCGGTTTAAACTGAAGGAGTTTCGAGTATTCGGTTAAAAGGTGGTACATGTAATCATACACGTAGTCCATCTTGAGTTCTTGTTGAATGAACTCGCTTGCCGTCTTTCCAATATCCTGCGCCTGGTTGTGTAAAAAACAAAACCGCATGAGGATAATGacaatacaaacaaacaaacaattaaAATCTTAATGTATGGATTTTATCATAGATTAATAATGTAC encodes the following:
- the LOC108851919 gene encoding pectin acetylesterase 9 isoform X4, which produces MKTTTRLLDLTAAMVLLVYAGLSPPIVSGDPGRRVSMTLVRGAAALGAFCLDGSLPAYHLDRGFGAGSDNWLLQFEGGGWCNDVPSCRDRSKTHRGSTRFMTKTAVFTGILSNNASLNPDFYNWNKVRLRYCDGASFAGDTQVGNGTSMLYFRGQRIWNAIILDLLPKGLAKADKALLTGCSAGGLSTFLHCDNFTSYLPKTADVKCMSDAGFFLDAIDVASNRTMRHFYNQLVSLQGVQKNLDPNCTRAFYPEPSLCFFPQYALRFIKTPMFILNSAYDVFQFHHGLVPPSADPTGRWNRCKLNVTACNPHQLDALQGFRTDMLGALMNFFRNSTRGGMFINSCFDHCQSALQETWLSPTSPRIHNMTIANTVGDWYFGRGEDVKEIDCPYPCDKTCHNLIPASTTDSLVQEAKYFKMILYRDSRS
- the LOC108851919 gene encoding pectin acetylesterase 9 isoform X1, whose protein sequence is MKTTTRLLDLTAAMVLLVYAGLSPPIVSGDPGRRVSMTLVRGAAALGAFCLDGSLPAYHLDRGFGAGSDNWLLQFEGGGWCNDVPSCRDRSKTHRGSTRFMTKTAVFTGILSNNASLNPDFYNWNKVRLRYCDGASFAGDTQVGNGTSMLYFRGQRIWNAIILDLLPKGLAKADKALLTGCSAGGLSTFLHCDNFTSYLPKTADVKCMSDAGFFLDAIDVASNRTMRHFYNQLVSLQGVQKNLDPNCTRAFYPEPSLCFFPQYALRFIKTPMFILNSAYDVFQFHHGLVPPSADPTGRWNRCKLNVTACNPHQLDALQGFRTDMLGALMNFFRNSTRGGMFINSCFDHCQSALQETWLSPTSPRIHNMTIANTVGDWYFGRGEDVKEIDCPYPCDKTCHNLIPASTTDSLAPNAPDRKSLGTQLSPFSLAFFTFIFYV
- the LOC108851919 gene encoding pectin acetylesterase 9 isoform X3 — translated: MKTTTRLLDLTAAMVLLVYAGLSPPIVSGDPGRRVSMTLVRGAAALGAFCLDGSLPAYHLDRGFGAGSDNWLLQFEGGGWCNDVPSCRDRSKTHRGSTRFMTKTAVFTGILSNNASLNPDFYNWNKVRLRYCDGASFAGDTQVGNGTSMLYFRGQRIWNAIILDLLPKGLAKADKALLTGCSAGGLSTFLHCDNFTSYLPKTADVKCMSDAGFFLDAIDVASNRTMRHFYNQLVSLQGVQKNLDPNCTRAFYPEPSLCFFPQYALRFIKTPMFILNSAYDVFQFHHGLVPPSADPTGRWNRCKLNVTACNPHQLDALQGFRTDMLGALMNFFRNSTRGGMFINSCFDHCQSALQETWLSPTSPRIHNMTIANTVGDWYFGRGEDVKEIDCPYPCDKTCHNLIPASTTDSLAPNAPDRKSLGSQVFQNDLIS
- the LOC108851919 gene encoding pectin acetylesterase 9 isoform X2, with translation MKTTTRLLDLTAAMVLLVYAGLSPPIVSGDPGRRVSMTLVRGAAALGAFCLDGSLPAYHLDRGFGAGSDNWLLQFEGGGWCNDVPSCRDRSKTHRGSTRFMTKTAVFTGILSNNASLNPDFYNWNKVRLRYCDGASFAGDTQVGNGTSMLYFRGQRIWNAIILDLLPKGLAKADKALLTGCSAGGLSTFLHCDNFTSYLPKTADVKCMSDAGFFLDAIDVASNRTMRHFYNQLVSLQGVQKNLDPNCTRAFYPEPSLCFFPQYALRFIKTPMFILNSAYDVFQFHHGLVPPSADPTGRWNRCKLNVTACNPHQLDALQGFRTDMLGALMNFFRNSTRGGMFINSCFDHCQSALQETWLSPTSPRIHNMTIANTVGDWYFGRGEDVKEIDCPYPCDKTCHNLIPASTTDSLAPNAPDRKSLGTGSQVFQNDLIS